Genomic segment of Sebastes umbrosus isolate fSebUmb1 chromosome 19, fSebUmb1.pri, whole genome shotgun sequence:
ACAGACTCTCCTTCCATGTGGAAACAGGTTTTGTTCTCTCCACAGGTCGAACTCGACTCGTTTCACTTACCACTGTTCAGTCCCAACAGCAAGACAGGAAGACCAGCCTGTCAGACCTTTGCACATTGTTGACCATTGTTTTTAGTACAAAGGTTGTTCACAGCATGCCAATCAGTGTGACCACGCCTGGAGCTCCAGCATACGGCAGACACGGTCCAAAAACAGCTTTTGGTTAATCAGCGCCAAGCAGCTGCTGTCATACATCACGAGATGGATTGGgaaatttctgttttgtttctcatatacttattttttaatgtcaataaaatgttcTGTGCAAAGTGACAAGACAGATACGGAACAGTTATTTttgaaaattgcattttttatatttacattttagtgAAAGGTGATTTCATAGGCTACATGTTGCACACATAAAAAGCATAAATATAAACGAAGGCACTCTAGTTCCCTGCAGGCTATtgtttcacttcctcctcccAGAGCTGTAAGGCAGGCTGAGTTGCATTCTTAGTAGATGAGACTTCGTCGAACCAGTTTGATACCATTTACTAATTGTCTATAAAACAGCAATGGTATTAAGGGAACACCTCAGTGACAGTTCAGTACCATTAAAGGtcctattgataacatttttatgtggacgaatattttctaaaaaataataatacagccacagagcttttagaattATCTTTAAAATTATGGCTTAAAAAATATTCTGATTTTgaattcatcatttaaaaaaaaaactttggcgggtccaaaatgaatgttttgtttatctctgtgaaagATATCCGATAttcggttcccacttctaacaaggcttgtgagccaatatcATAACAACGTTGGTGTCACGTGGTATCTTTGTGTCGTCAGTGATGTAGTTGCCAGTTAAGAGTGGGAAAAATGGATAAATAGTGTTAAAAAGGAGGCTGCCTCTGCCATGCCTAGCCGCACTgacactggtgtctccatcaggctgcagaataAGTGAATATTTACCTAGACAACTGACGTTAGAACATATTAGCTGTCTTattgtgccttcaaatgaaactcgtgagcttgtgtttacaacatgagaagtcgtgtacacaaaagcttggcgttcaagtggtcaagtcgtgagaacaccgctgctaagcaatggCAATATCGACGTTACTGTTGGACTCTTCTCGCGAACTCGGTAAACACGAAGGCACCATTAGCTTAATCGTCcgaacaacaataataaaaaatttaGGAGGCAGAACgtaacatctagtggctgaatgttatcaatgttatcaatagcacctttaactgacATTACAGTTGACCATTTCTCTCCTGTAGCAATAGAAAATATGCTTTTCTACCACTTGGTGAAATGGTGCAAACTGTCTGTGTTACAGAGCTGAGATAAAGGTCCCTTACCTGACACCGCTGCCTCTCTTCGAAGTCTTTGAACAGGCTGCAACGGACAGCaaataacagataaaaaagtccATAAAACATGTTACTGTTTAACCAGGCTCCTTGTtcctgaaaagtgaaaccaTCACTTTGTCCTCCTTATCCGAGGTTGAACTTCTCGAGGTTCTCTTTGAAGAGTGTATCTTTGACGGCTTTGAAGACGACCCGGATGTTGTCCGTGTCCGTGGCACAGGTGTAGTGTTTGTAAAGGGACTTGGGATGCCCGCTGTGCTTCTCCTGGTACATTTGCAAGATGAACTGTCTCGCAGATTTAGCATCATGCTGAGGGCCTGCGGAGGCGAAGGTGGTCAAAATCAAGAGTTTTTTGAGAAAGTTAAATTCTGATAGATCACTTAATAGTGATCAGCTCTACTCAGAGTACTCAAACAGACACTCAAATAAAATGGTGATTACCAGTGAAGGCCGGGAAGTAGGTCGCCAAATGAGACTTGAGGATTTTCTCCTCTAGCAGGTCTGTTTTGTTGAGGAAGAGGATGGTGGAGGACTCTTGGAACCACGGGTACGAGAGGATGGTCTTAAACAAGGCGAGGCTCTCTCGCAGTCGATTCTGAAGGAGGAGGTGAGAAAAGTCTAATTCATGGAAATAATAGtcgtttttaataaataatcaaatcagAGTTTTGAAGCACACTGAAAGGTTTTGAGCTTACGTCATTCTCGCTCTCGTAAAGGACTTGATCGTACTCGCTGAGGGCCGCCAGAAATATGATGGAAGTGACATTCTCAAAACAGTGGATCCATTTCTTCCTCTCTGAACGCTGACCACCCACATCCACcatcctacacacacatacacacacacacacacgaccagTGATTGAATTAAATATAAAAGTTCCTAgactgttaaaggaatagtttgctAATTTGAGAGATATACTTTTTtaccaagagttagatgagaagatgttAACAATGAAGCTagagcttagcttagcatgaataCTGGAAACagtaaaaaagttgtaatattacgagaataaagtcgtaactttacaagaaaaaagtccgaatattacgacttttttctcgtaatgttataactttattctcgaaatctccgatttttttcccccctcaatgtggccttaatactccgtcgtataaAACATCATCAGAAACCTGGAAGGATTTGAAGTCGATGCTGGGTGATAAAAACCAAATCAGAGATACAATTCTTCTTTGTGTGTTGTCATAGTTGTCACATTTTTACAAAATTTCTAAATTTTCCTTATATTTTTGACTGTAGCAGGTAATAAATGTAGAATAGCCTACCTGAAGATGACTTTTGAAAGGTCAAAGGGGTACTCTATGATGCCCGTGGTGGGGACTCGGACCCTCAAGATGTCCTG
This window contains:
- the LOC119477747 gene encoding guanine nucleotide-binding protein subunit alpha-14-like codes for the protein MDECCLPAERVEKLRVHKEIERQLRRDKRDSHRELKLLLLGTGESGKSTFIKQMRIIHGNGYSEVDRKGFTRLVFQNIITAIQALIHAMKTLRIDYIDDQNISHAQKLCQIEGDRVSTIEAWQVDAIRRVWNDHGVQRCYDRRREFQLSDSAKYYMSDLDRITAQLYIPTLQDILRVRVPTTGIIEYPFDLSKVIFRMVDVGGQRSERKKWIHCFENVTSIIFLAALSEYDQVLYESENDNRLRESLALFKTILSYPWFQESSTILFLNKTDLLEEKILKSHLATYFPAFTGPQHDAKSARQFILQMYQEKHSGHPKSLYKHYTCATDTDNIRVVFKAVKDTLFKENLEKFNLG